The DNA region GTTGCATTCCGCAGCTCATCTGCCGGAGCGCGTGGCCTCGGCGGGAGCCGTATTGGATGGCATCGGCAGGCCTTCTCTGGCCTGATCCGCGCCCAGCAGCCGGGCCTGGGCGTAGCACTCTTCGGCCTGGCGGAAATCGGTGGCGGTGCCCCAGCCGAAGCGGTAGCAGTTGCCCAGTTCGCGCCAGGCCTCGGCCAGACCCCGTTCGGCGGCCCGATGGAAGAAGCGGAAGGCTTCGTGCCGGTCGCGCGGAACGCCCTGCCCGCGCAGGCGCATCTGCCCGCTGGTATACAATGCGTCGCGGCTGCCCTGGGCGATCGCCTGCTGGAAGAGCTGCCAGGCGCGCGCGGCTCCTCCGTTCTCCGGTTCGGCTTCCAGCAACCAGCGCCCCAGTTCCAGGCGGGCTTCGCGGTGGTCGCGGTCGGCGGCATCTTCCAGCAGGGCCCAGGCTTCCTGCTCCTCGTCGGCCGACGCCGGGGCGCGATGCAGCATTCCGGCGAGTGCCAACTGGCAATCAAGCTGATTGCGCTGGACACCCACCCGATACCAGGCCACGGCCCCCTGCCAGCGTGCGTCCCCGGGGCGGGCTCCGTGTTCGAAGGTACGGCCCAGTTCGTGAAGGGCCTCTGTTTCTCCCAGCTGCTGGGCCTTCAGGAACCAGCCCAGGGCCTGCTGCCGACTGTTGCGACCGCCGCGCCCTTCGCGGTGCATGCGTCCCAGTCGCAGCGCAGCCAGCCCGTCACCGGCTTCGGCGGCTCGCTGGTACCACTGGCGAGCTTCCCGCGTTGATGCACGTGTGCCACGCCCCCATTCCAGACAACGGGCCCAGGGTGTCCAGGCCGCCACCTCTCCGGAGTGTGCCGCCAGTCGCAACCAGAACGCACTTTCGCGCTCGTTGCGCCAGGCCAATGGCCCCTGGCCCAGCAGGCTGGCCAGTTGGACGCGTGCCTGCCCCTCACCTTTCACAGCAGCCTCGCGCAAGTCATGCAGAGCCTGCAGGGAATCCGCGGGAGTCAGCAGGCTCAGGCGCCAGCGGCCGAGCCAGGACTGTGCGCGTGCCGAGCCCGCATCGGCGGCGCTCTGCATCCAGCCGAGTGCACGTACCGTGTCGGGCGTGCAACCGATGCCACTCACGTAACACAGGGCCAGCGAGGTGCGCGCCTCGTCCACTCCGGCCTGTGCCGCGCGCCGGTACCAGCTGAATGCGCTGTCCGGGCTTGCCGGTCCGCCCAGAGCGGATTCCCATGCGTCGCCCAGTTTCCAGCCAGCGGCAGCGTGTCCGCTGCGAGCCGCCCGGTTCAGCAGTTCTCTGATCTCGGCCTCGGGCGGAGAGGTGTCGGCCGCGAGCAGAATCGCCAGCTGCCAGGCTCCTTCGGCGCTGCCCGCGTCCGCGGCCTTGCGGAACCAGGCCCGCGCACTGTCCGGATTCTGCTCCAGCCCGTGTCCCATTTCGAAGGACTGGCCCAGGGTCACCATGGCCGCGACCCTGCCGGCAGCGGCCAACTGGCGCAGTTCCGTCAGCCGGTGGCATGTGCGGGCCTGCAGATCCTGCTCAGGTTGTGCGAGATCTTCGCTGGGCCAGAAGCGAACCCCAAGCGCGCACAGGGCAAGCAGAAAAAGAAACTGCCCCACGCGCGTGCGTGGGGCAGTCTTCGGACTCTTCGGGGGGAAAGCGGCGGCCGGGCGGCTTTCCCGGGGATTCACAGCGCGGCCGTGAGGGCCGGACAGACCTCGAACAGGTCCCCCACGATGCCGTAGTCGGCGACCTTGAAGATCGGGGCCTCGGGGTCCTTGTTGATGGCCACGATGTAGCGACTGTTCTTCATGCCCGCCAGATGCTGGATCGCTCCGGAAATGCCACAGGCGATGTAGAGCGTGGGGTTGACCACCTTGCCGGTCTGGCCCACCTGATCGCTGTGGGGGCGCCAGCCCGCATCCACCACGGCGCGTGAGGCTCCCACGGCGGCACCCAGCTTGGCGGCCAGGGCCTCGATCGGGGCAAAGCCCTCGGGCCCCCCGGTGCCACGGCCCCCGGAGACGATGATGTCGGCCTCGCTGAGGTCGATCTTGCCCGCGGCGGAGGCCAGGATTTCCTGGACCACGGCTTTCATGTCCAGACTCTGGCTGTGTACGGACTCCACCGCAGCGGAGCCTGAGTCGCTGGTGGCCGCGAAGACCTTGGGGCGCAGGGTCGCGCAAGCGACGGAAGCCTGGCAGCGGACTTTGCTGAGCACCTTGCCCGCGAACACGGGACGGGTCACCAGCAACTGAACCTCGGCCACCTCGAGGCTCGTGCAGTCGCTGAGCACACTCAGCCCCAGCCGAGCCGCCAGCCGGGCGCACAACTCGCGCCCCTGGACCGAGGCGCTGGCGAAGATGCCCTTGGCATCCAGACCGGAAATCACCGCGGCCAGGGCGGCAGCCCAGCCATCGGCACTGTAGGCCTTCAGGTCTTCGACCTGGATCACGCGGGTGGCGCCGTGATTGCCCAGCGCGGTGCTGTCGGCGGAGATGCCCGGAACCAGGGCGATGACCGACCCGCCGAAGCCGTTGGCCACCAGGGTGCGGCAGGCGCTCAGGGCTTCCAGCGAGCCCTGCCAGATCTTTCCGTCGTGCTGTTCGATGATGCAGACCAATGACATGGTGTTCCCCTAGAGAATCTTGGCTTCGTTCTTGAGCAGACCCAGCAGCTCGCCCACTGCCTCGGGTCCCTTGCCGATGATGCGACCCGCGGGACGTGCCGCCGGGTATCCCAGCCCCTCGGTGTTCAGCAGGCTCTCGCCCGTCTGTGCCGCCAGGGTCTCCAGAGGTTTCTTCTTGGCCATCATGATGCCCTTGAGACTGGCGTAGCGGGGCTCGTTGAGGCCCTTGTCGCAGCTCAGCACGGCGGGTGTGGTGGTGCTGTACTTCTCCTTGCCGCCCTCGATCTCCCGTTCCACGGTAAGGGTGCTGCCTTCAAGAGCCAGCGCGCTGATGCCGGCCACGCAGGGCAGGCCCAGCAGTTCGGCCAGCATGGGGCCCGTGGAGCCGTGGTCGTGATCCACGCCCTGCTTGCCGCAGAGGATCAGATCCATCGACTGGCCCTTGAGCCACTCGGCCAGGGCCAGCGCCGCCTGACGCGGGTCGCTGAGGTCCTTGTCCACGGTCAGCAGCACCGCCTGATCGCCGCCCATGGCCAGAGCCTTGCGCAGGGTCTTGTCGGCATCGGCCTCACCCACGGTGAGCAACGTGACACTGCCGCCATGGGCTTCCTGAAGTTTCAGGGCCGCCTCGATGGCGTACTCGTCATAGGGATTGATGATGTAGTTGATGCCCGCCGTGTCCACGCTGCGACCATCGGCCGCCAGCAGGATCTGGGCCTCGGTGTCCGGCACCCGTTTGATGCAGACGCAAATATTCACCGGGGGTCCTCCGCAATTGATGGAAGCGTGCTTCGAAAGGAGCCGGGAAGGTAGGGATTTCCGCGGGGCATTCCAGCCTTCAACCGTTGGGGGTGTCGCGCGGTTCAGGGTTCCGGTAGGGTGCCAGCATGTGGTCGCGGTAGTCGGCCCAGCGGTCCTCAAGAATGGCCTGGCGGGCACCGCGCACCAGGTCGAGGAAGTAGTGCAGGTTGTGGATCGTGCCCAGGCGCATCGCGGTGAATTCTTCCACATGGTACAGGTGGCGCAGGTAGGCCCGGTCGTAGGTGCGGCAGGTGTAGCAGGCACAGGCGGGATCCAGAGGCTGATTCACCGAGAATTCATGACGTGCCGACTTGGCGCTGACACGGCCCACCGTGGTGAACAGGGTGGCCTTGCGCGCGTTGCGCGTGGGCAGCACACAGTCGAACTGATCCACTCCCAGATCGATGCTCTCGAGGATGTCCTCGGGTGTGCCCACGCCCATCAGATAGCGGGGCTTGTCCGGAGGCAGATGGGCCCCGCAGAGGTCGGTCATCTCGCGCATCGCCTGTTTGCTCTCCCCCACCGAGAGGCCGCCGATCGCCAGCCCGGGCCAGTCCCATTCCTGTAGCGCCTCGATGGACTGCAGGCGCAGATCGGGAAAGACCCCGCCCTGGACGATGGGGTAGAGAAACTGCTGGTGCCCCCAGAGCGCGTCCGTTGCCCGCCATTGCGTGTGACAGCGGCCAGCCCAGCGCAGGGTCCGTTGCAGGCTGCCTTCCACGTAGGCGTGATCCGCGGTGCCCGGCGGACATTCATCCAGCACCATCATGATGTCGCTGCCCAGCACGCGCTGGATCTCGATCACCGATTCGGGCGTGAAGAGGTGCCGGCTGCCATCGATGTGGCTCTGGAAACTGGCCCCTTCCTCATGCAGCTTGCGCAGTTTGGCCAGTGAGAAGATCTGGAAGCCTCCGGAATCCGTC from Candidatus Delongbacteria bacterium includes:
- the tgt gene encoding tRNA guanosine(34) transglycosylase Tgt, whose protein sequence is MACPDRGPVPRNRSFFLAEVPHDPAGTGPRPQTAGECVFTLEATSGRARAGTLHLSHGSVPTPIFMPVGTRAVVKTLDGRDLEDLDPPILLGNTYHLYLRPGLDVLRAAGGLHRFMRWQRPILTDSGGFQIFSLAKLRKLHEEGASFQSHIDGSRHLFTPESVIEIQRVLGSDIMMVLDECPPGTADHAYVEGSLQRTLRWAGRCHTQWRATDALWGHQQFLYPIVQGGVFPDLRLQSIEALQEWDWPGLAIGGLSVGESKQAMREMTDLCGAHLPPDKPRYLMGVGTPEDILESIDLGVDQFDCVLPTRNARKATLFTTVGRVSAKSARHEFSVNQPLDPACACYTCRTYDRAYLRHLYHVEEFTAMRLGTIHNLHYFLDLVRGARQAILEDRWADYRDHMLAPYRNPEPRDTPNG
- a CDS encoding sel1 repeat family protein encodes the protein MAAAGRVAAMVTLGQSFEMGHGLEQNPDSARAWFRKAADAGSAEGAWQLAILLAADTSPPEAEIRELLNRAARSGHAAAGWKLGDAWESALGGPASPDSAFSWYRRAAQAGVDEARTSLALCYVSGIGCTPDTVRALGWMQSAADAGSARAQSWLGRWRLSLLTPADSLQALHDLREAAVKGEGQARVQLASLLGQGPLAWRNERESAFWLRLAAHSGEVAAWTPWARCLEWGRGTRASTREARQWYQRAAEAGDGLAALRLGRMHREGRGGRNSRQQALGWFLKAQQLGETEALHELGRTFEHGARPGDARWQGAVAWYRVGVQRNQLDCQLALAGMLHRAPASADEEQEAWALLEDAADRDHREARLELGRWLLEAEPENGGAARAWQLFQQAIAQGSRDALYTSGQMRLRGQGVPRDRHEAFRFFHRAAERGLAEAWRELGNCYRFGWGTATDFRQAEECYAQARLLGADQAREGLPMPSNTAPAEATRSGR
- a CDS encoding electron transfer flavoprotein subunit beta/FixA family protein, whose translation is MNICVCIKRVPDTEAQILLAADGRSVDTAGINYIINPYDEYAIEAALKLQEAHGGSVTLLTVGEADADKTLRKALAMGGDQAVLLTVDKDLSDPRQAALALAEWLKGQSMDLILCGKQGVDHDHGSTGPMLAELLGLPCVAGISALALEGSTLTVEREIEGGKEKYSTTTPAVLSCDKGLNEPRYASLKGIMMAKKKPLETLAAQTGESLLNTEGLGYPAARPAGRIIGKGPEAVGELLGLLKNEAKIL
- a CDS encoding electron transfer flavoprotein subunit alpha/FixB family protein produces the protein MSLVCIIEQHDGKIWQGSLEALSACRTLVANGFGGSVIALVPGISADSTALGNHGATRVIQVEDLKAYSADGWAAALAAVISGLDAKGIFASASVQGRELCARLAARLGLSVLSDCTSLEVAEVQLLVTRPVFAGKVLSKVRCQASVACATLRPKVFAATSDSGSAAVESVHSQSLDMKAVVQEILASAAGKIDLSEADIIVSGGRGTGGPEGFAPIEALAAKLGAAVGASRAVVDAGWRPHSDQVGQTGKVVNPTLYIACGISGAIQHLAGMKNSRYIVAINKDPEAPIFKVADYGIVGDLFEVCPALTAAL